A genomic window from Phoenix dactylifera cultivar Barhee BC4 unplaced genomic scaffold, palm_55x_up_171113_PBpolish2nd_filt_p 000007F, whole genome shotgun sequence includes:
- the LOC103704483 gene encoding uncharacterized protein LOC103704483 — MEDFWWKIYRGDPGVPHTNPDRIVSTCVRTFAFSAVACFNSFTRQQLSHHFNWDDKALMFDHHHRKKAMEKQQQISFGKSKGASDHGNYAASVGQSTSTS; from the exons atggaggatttCTGGTGGAAGATATATCGGGGGGACCCGGGGGTGCCGCACACCAACCCGGATCGGATCGTCAGCACATGCGTGCGCACCTTCGCCTTCTCCGCCGTCGCCTGCTTCAACTCCTTCACGAGGCAGCAGCTCTCCCACCACTTCAA TTGGGATGATAAGGCCCTGATGTTCGATCACCACCATCGGAAGAAAGCTATGGAGAAGCAGCAGCAAATCAGTTT TGGAAAGAGTAAAGGAGCAAGCGATCATGGGAATTATGCTGCTTCAGTTGGCCAGTCTACATCCACTAGCTGA
- the LOC103704579 gene encoding protein LONGIFOLIA 1: MPAKFLHTFADENTEAQKQIGCVDGVFQMLDRYHIFKGRRLNGHNHKRFPSGHALSNSSSVGADCGACTPQIVLEKNHSKSSNENQGVSMESSGTSFSSSSCSSFSSLECNGSTRQKPSSMDRTFLERSIRNSVGLKNSNVTSRAIYYESLSDPSYASVQSGRQSLDFRDVVKDSIHRETRSLSIKTSTKEEVKNRMLKHRDSPRLMQLSKSADRSYVIGVDGKSRLPDDLSESLRVLVKLKEAPWYCSEASEQPRSSCEEKDTYFFPVSREAPRLSYDGREISCPSLDSPDVSRPVSRLKELPRLSLDSREGSLRSSNFDLKPNSILKDSDSSSINQGVSTPSNFQQEWGSHKCPTSVVAKLMGLEPMPHMGLASQKPVNLTETYTSKTNDPFNGQRNRNPIAKASQATQDSRKDHLLHSPKSSLKDSVPRLKKSDPVNNSRLSIETAPWTQQETIHIPQKTKLGSQEAHLKQQPESVYSEIEKRLKELEFHKSNKDLRDLKQIFDAMQAKGLLETKKGEDQHSKVSVSKNYSGQFPARNDHNFKSTCNLHSTQPFPTLMEGSNTPRAYNSPIVIMKPAKSVIGSGVSASSAIPLEGLSGLQKLQTSHSMYRKMTSTNNRRVKDQTPKASPREPTYQPLLSMDKKSTKKTEEISMQKTRVQIEQLSSRHQHSPRENNGSSVKTSGSLSPRIQERKNETEKRSCPPFPSSESNKSQRSSANRQSLESVSPRGRLRQKPAQAQQKDDQLNDTSSGKRSLSHPGDERSLWSESNISLASQVDIEVTSADRSAEMNLSCLQQGSRSPSRRNAISTSSVIKQKKSSHSLNEDVAAMEVATVAPEHPSPVSVLDASFYQDGMPPSAVSKTPNAFKEHRQNPTALPDNSSPKLSSKVNHKKLENINLVQKLRQLSSTDDEAPATDHRASLCEHRSPDQRFVSEILLASGLLMKDISWGPAGPMPNQLHPSGHPINPDLFLVLEQTKSGSFTKLESVHENSLRPKPGPEKLHRKLLFDVVNELLIQKLELTSPGSHPYLMLQARKLAARFHGGQDLLRELCSKIEQLKAESSISDRCNNDSNLISGEDVLRQSEGWNEFSAEVPNVVLEIERSIFKDLIDEVVSGEGASSLQTGKQAAEATIC, encoded by the exons ATGCCAGCAAAATTCCTTCATACATTTGCTGACGAAAACACGGAGGCGCAGAAGCAAATTGGGTGCGTCGATGGCGTCTTTCAGATGTTGGACCGATACCATATCTTCAAAGGAAGGCGCCTCAATGGACACAACCATAAGAGGTTTCCTTCAG GCCATGCCCTTTCAAACAGCAGTAGTGTTGGAGCAGATTGCGGTGCATGCACTCCACAGATTGTTCTG GAGAAAAATCACAGCAAAAGCTCAAATGAGAACCAAGGTGTTTCAATGGAGTCATCAGGAACTTCTTTTTCATCCTCATCCTGCTCATCATTTTCTTCTCTAGAGTGTAATGGATCAACTCGACAAAAGCCTTCCTCTATGGATCGAACTTTCTTAGAGAGATCAATAAGGAATTCAGTCGGGTTGAAGAATTCTAATGTCACTAGCAGAGCTATTTACTATGAGTCTCTCAGTGACCCATCATATGCATCAGTTCAATCTGGTCGCCAGTCCCTTGATTTCCGAGATGTTGTTAAGGACTCTATCCACAGAGAAACTCGCAGTTTATCAATTAAAACATCAACAAAGGAGGAGGTGAAGAACCGGATGCTGAAGCATAGGGACTCCCCAAGGCTCATGCAGCTGTCCAAGTCTGCAGATAGATCTTACGTGATTGGTGTAGATGGAAAATCCAGATTGCCTGATGATCTCAGTGAATCCCTTCGAGTACTAGTGAAGCTCAAAGAAGCACCTTGGTATTGCTCAGAGGCTAGTGAACAACCAAGATCATCATGCGAAGAAAAAGATACTTATTTTTTTCCAGTATCGAGGGAAGCTCCACGGCTCTCTTATGATGGAAGAGAAATTTCATGCCCTTCTCTGGATTCTCCAGATGTCAGCAGACCTGTCTCAAGACTCAAAGAGCTTCCTAGGCTATCCTTAGATAGCAGGGAAGGCTCTCTAAGAAGTTCTAACTTTGACTTGAAACCAAACTCAATTTTGAAGGATTCGGACAGTAGTAGTATCAACCAAGGAGTATCCACACCTTCAAATTTTCAGCAAGAATGGGGAAGTCACAAGTGCCCTACCAGTGTCGTTGCAAAGCTCATGGGCCTGGAACCGATGCCCCACATGGGCTTGGCTAGTCAGAAGCCAGTTAATCTGACAGAAACTTATACAAGCAAAACCAATGATCCTTTCAATGGACAAAGAAATAGGAATCCCATAGCTAAGGCATCGCAAGCAACTCAAGATAGCAGAAAGGATCACCTCTTACACTCTCCAAAGAGCTCCCTTAAGGATTCTGTTCCACGGTTGAAGAAGTCTGATCCTGTCAATAATTCAAGGCTCTCGATTGAAACTGCACCATGGACACAGCAGGAAACAATCCACATTCCCCAGAAAACAAAACTTGGATCCCAAGAAGCACATCTGAAGCAGCAACCTGAGTCAGTTTACAGTGAAATAGAGAAAAGGTTGAAGGAGCTTGAATTCCACAAATCCAATAAGGACCTCAGGGATCTTAAACAGATATTCGATGCAATGCAAGCAAAAGGGTTGTTAGAAACCAAGAAGGGTGAAGATCAGCATTCCAAAGTATCAGTTTCTAAGAACTATAGTGGCCAATTTCCAGCTCGGAATGATCATAATTTCAAATCAACCTGTAACCTACATAGCACCCAGCCATTCCCCACATTAATGGAAGGAAGCAATACTCCAAGAGCTTACAATTCTCCTATTGTAATCATGAAGCCTGCAAAATCTGTCATTGGATCAGGTGTTTCTGCTTCTTCAGCTATTCCTTTGGAAGGCTTGTCAGGTCTTCAGAAACTGCAGACTAGTCATTCCATGTATAGAAAGATGACTTCCACAAACAACAGGAGAGTCAAAGACCAAACTCCTAAGGCCAGCCCCAGGGAGCCTACTTATCAGCCGCTTCTCTCCATGGATAAGAAATCTACTAAGAAGACTGAagaaattagtatgcagaaaactCGTGTTCAGATTGAGCAGTTATCATCTAGGCATCAGCATTCACCAAGGGAAAATAATGGCAGCTCAGTTAAGACTTCAGGTTCTCTTAGTCCAAGAATACAGGAGAGAAAGAATGAAACAGAAAAGAGATCATGTCCCCCCTTTCCTTCTTCTGAATCAAATAAGTCCCAAAGGAGTTCTGCCAATAGACAATCTCTGGAATCAGTTTCTCCAAGAGGCAGACTTAGACAGAAACCAGCTCAGGCGCAGCAGAAGGATGACCAGTTGAATGATACAAGCAGCGGAAAGAGAAGTCTGAGTCACCCAGGCGATGAGAGATCTCTATGGTCAGAGAGTAATATAAGCTTGGCATCACAAGTGGATATAGAAGTAACAAGTGCTGATAGGTCTGCAGAGATGAACCTTTCTTGCTTACAGCAGGGCAGCCGGAGTCCATCAAGAAGGAATGCCATTAGTACATCTTCAGTCATAAAGCAGAAG AAGTCCTCGCATAGTCTGAATGAAGATGTTGCAGCCATGGAGGTTGCAACTGTTGCTCCTGAACATCCAAGCCCAGTCTCTGTCCTAGATGCTTCATTTTACCAGGATGGCATGCCACCTTCTGCTGTCAGCAAAACTCCAAATGCATTCAAAG AGCACCGCCAGAATCCGACGGCATTGCCTGACAACTCATCACCCAAGTTAAGCTCTAAAGTCAATCACAAGAAGCTTGAGAACATTAACCTGGTTCAAAAGCTCAGACAGCTTAGTTCGACTGATGATGAAGCTCCAGCCACAGATCATCGTGCATCACTGTGTGAACATCGGAGCCCAGACCAGAGATTTGTGTCTGAGATACTCCTGGCTTCAGGTCTTCTGATGAAAGATATCAGCTGGGGACCTGCAGGCCCCATGCCCAATCAGCTTCACCCTTCAGGCCACCCAATCAACCCTGATTTGTTCCTTGTCCTCGAGCAAACAAAGTCAGGCTCATTCACCAAACTTGAAAGCGTTCATGAAAACAGTCTCAGGCCTAAGCCCGGGCCAGAGAAGCTTCATCGGAAGCTCTTGTTTGATGTGGTAAATGAACTACTAATTCAGAAGCTGGAGCTGACTAGTCCAGGCTCTCACCCTTACCTGATGCTTCAAGCCAGGAAGCTTGCTGCCAGATTTCATGGTGGTCAGGACCTGCTAAGGGAATTGTGCTCCAAGATTGAGCAACTCAAAGCCGAGAGCTCAATAAGTGACCGCTGTAACAATGATAGTAACTTGATATCTGGTGAAGATGTGCTGCGGCAATCAGAAGGATGGAACGAATTCAGTGCAGAAGTGCCAAATGTTGTGTTGGAGATTGAAAGATCGATCTTCAAGGACCTAATTGATGAGGTTGTCAGCGGGGAAGGTGCATCCAGTTTGCAAACAGGCAAGCAGGCAGCAGAGGCAACCATTTGCTAA